One genomic region from Rhodoligotrophos appendicifer encodes:
- a CDS encoding ABC transporter ATP-binding protein — protein MSKRYGHVAALDDISLHVGAGEFVTLLGPSGSGKTTLLMVMAGFVRPDVGSLRFGDRQVLLLPPHLRGIGMVFQNYALFPHMTVLANVIFPLAARKVPPEEARKRAEAALALVDLADYGSRTTSQLSGGQQQRVALARAIVYEPPILLMDEPLSALDQNLREKMQIEIRHLHRRLGMTIVYVTHDQREALTMSDRVAVLNSGRLEQYASPEEIYDAPASEFVASFIGETSLIEVQAEGDRATIGDTMLRLPKPVEANGKYALVLRPERLDLRSDEDVAGDTLNILSGMVRDRVFQGESVLFLVSLANHQEFSYRIQNRSSLRSQLPEVGDRVTFGLEFRDTLLVPRRS, from the coding sequence GTGAGTAAACGTTATGGTCACGTCGCAGCGCTCGACGACATCTCGCTTCACGTCGGCGCCGGGGAGTTTGTGACCCTGCTCGGGCCTTCGGGTTCGGGCAAGACGACATTGCTGATGGTCATGGCGGGTTTCGTTCGGCCGGATGTCGGAAGCCTACGGTTCGGGGACCGCCAAGTCCTGCTGCTGCCTCCCCATCTGCGCGGCATCGGCATGGTCTTCCAGAACTACGCCCTGTTTCCCCACATGACCGTTCTGGCAAACGTCATCTTCCCTTTGGCCGCCCGCAAGGTGCCACCCGAGGAAGCCCGAAAGCGGGCGGAGGCTGCTCTCGCGCTGGTCGACCTCGCCGATTACGGCTCGCGTACAACCAGCCAATTGTCCGGCGGACAGCAGCAGCGGGTCGCGCTGGCTCGTGCCATCGTCTACGAACCGCCGATTCTGCTGATGGATGAACCTCTTTCAGCCCTCGACCAGAACCTGCGGGAGAAGATGCAGATCGAGATCAGGCATCTGCATCGCCGGCTGGGCATGACCATCGTCTACGTCACACATGACCAGAGGGAGGCGCTCACCATGTCGGATCGCGTCGCTGTTCTCAACAGTGGACGCCTCGAGCAATATGCGTCGCCGGAAGAGATCTACGACGCGCCGGCTTCGGAGTTCGTCGCCAGTTTCATCGGCGAGACCTCGCTCATCGAGGTCCAGGCCGAGGGAGACCGTGCGACGATCGGAGACACGATGCTGCGGTTGCCGAAACCGGTCGAAGCGAACGGCAAATATGCCCTGGTCCTGCGACCGGAGAGGCTTGACCTCCGATCGGACGAGGACGTTGCGGGAGACACTCTCAACATCCTCAGCGGAATGGTCCGCGACAGGGTCTTTCAGGGCGAGAGTGTCCTGTTTCTGGTCTCCCTGGCCAATCATCAGGAGTTCTCGTACCGGATCCAGAACCGCTCGAGCTTACGCAGCCAACTTCCCGAAGTGGGGGATCGCGTCACTTTCGGGCTGGAATTCCGAGACACGCTTCTCGTTCCGAGGCGGTCATGA